One genomic segment of Brassica napus cultivar Da-Ae chromosome A3, Da-Ae, whole genome shotgun sequence includes these proteins:
- the LOC106390896 gene encoding uncharacterized protein LOC106390896 isoform X3, producing the protein MKALVDLIDVAKIRSTVWWGLCIFFLTYFLTHTSKSMWMNLPVAVLILYCRPILLNQNEFRRKVMPAPRQSHLYFPSRKQLSLNDARLSATPPPPMWKYKINSPIVEAAINDFVDKILDNFVKNLWYSSITPDKEFPELTRGLIMNVVGEISVRVKEINIFGLIRNIVDLIGDHLESFRRNQAAIGKDVMKTLSSEDIDKKLRGHLMASEELYPALISKESEYKVLQKIVAGILSVVLRPGESQCPFVQTIARELLTCLVFRRLVNFASPDIFNEAIELLEESTQGEDENVSEANGWHSDNELDSKHVPPRVVRRLGEPENPSSKLENDLKEKSEVKGLSDSQHADSSTSLVHNPTDMPPEWMPPSVVELILNLVDKMFQLNRGGWLRAKVFSVLKKMLLFVEVPVDDWLQRRIRWLRNEDTVAHGIRLAQDQLWPNGVDQNDSSSLEQLLKAGVSKIKEFLFNKAPKALVRVCARDIHHFTQSNVSVKQLIFAILELLLRKVFPELEDLLRDIRENPPHCRSE; encoded by the exons ATGAAGGCTCTAGTTGATCTGATCGACGTAGCCAAAATACGGAGCACCGTATGGTGGGGCTTATGTATCTTCTTCCTCACGTACTTCTTGACCC ATACAAGTAAGTCTATGTGGATGAATTTGCCAGTGGCAGTTCTCATTCTTTACTGTCGTCCAATTCTTTTGAATCAGAATGAGTTCAGAAGGAAAGTTATGCCAGCTCCAAGACAGAGCCACTTGTATTTTCCCAGCAGGAAGCAGTTGTCCTTGAATGATGCTCGTCTTTCCGCTACCCCACCTCCTCCAATGTGGAAGTATAAGATTAACTCTCCTATAGTGGAAGCTGCGATCAATGATTTTGTAGATAAGATCCTTGATAATTTCGTGAAAAATTTGTGGTACTCTTCGATCACTCCAGACAAAGAGTTCCCTGAACTGACCCGTGGACTGATCATGAATGTTGTTGGTGAAATTTCGGTGAGGgtaaaagagataaatatcTTCGGCTTAATCAG GAATATAGTTGATCTGATAGGTGATcatttggagagttttagaagaaACCAAGCTGCTATTGGTAAAGATGTTATGAAGACATTGTCATCTGAGGACATAGATAAAAAGTTGAGGGGCCATCTTATGGCTTCTGAGGAGCTTTATCCTGCACTCATATCAAAAGAGAGTGAGTACAAG GTTCTTCAGAAAATAGTTGCTGGCATATTATCTGTGGTTCTCAGACCAGGAGAATCTCAGTGCCCCTTTGTTCAAACGATAGCTAGAGAGCTTTTGACTTGCTTGGTATTTCGACGTCTTGTGAATTTTGCATCCCCCGA CATTTTTAATGAAGCCATAGAGTTACTTGAAGAGAGCACCCAAGGGGAAGATGAAAATGTTTCAGAAGCTAATGGGTGGCACTCAGATAATGAATTGGACTCCAAGCATGTCCCACCAAGAGTGGTTAGACGTCTTGGAGAGCCTGAGAATCCATCCTCAAAATTGGAAAATGATTTAAAGGAAAAATCTGAAGTTAAGGGGTTGAGCGATTCGCAGCACGCAGATTCATCCACAAGTTTGGTTCACAATCCTACTGACATGCCACCTGAG TGGATGCCGCCCAGTGTCGTTGAGCTGATTTTGAACCTAGTTGATAAAATGTTTCAATTAAATAGAGGAGGTTGGTTAAG GGCGAAAGTTTTCTCGGTATTGAAGAAAATGTTACTATTTGTGGAAGTTCCTGTGGATGACTGGCTTCAGAGGAGGATCCGTTGGCTGCGGAATGAAGACACAGTAGCTCATGGAATACGTTTGGCTCAAGAT CAATTATGGCCAAATGGCGTGGATCAGAATGACTCTAGTTCCCTTGAGCAGCTACTCAAGGCTGGAGTTAGTAAAATAAAGGAATTCCTTTTCA ATAAGGCCCCAAAAGCTTTAGTGAGGGTATGCGCTAGAGACATCCATCATTTCACTCAG TCAAACGTAAGCGTAAAGCAACTAATATTTGCAATACTGGAGCTGCTACTTCGAAAGGTTTTCCCCGAGCTGGAAGATCTTTTGAGAGACATAAGGGAGAATCCTCCGCATTGTCGATCAGAGTAA
- the LOC106390896 gene encoding uncharacterized protein LOC106390896 isoform X1 gives MKALVDLIDVAKIRSTVWWGLCIFFLTYFLTHTSKSMWMNLPVAVLILYCRPILLNQNEFRRKVMPAPRQSHLYFPSRKQLSLNDARLSATPPPPMWKYKINSPIVEAAINDFVDKILDNFVKNLWYSSITPDKEFPELTRGLIMNVVGEISVRVKEINIFGLIRNIVDLIGDHLESFRRNQAAIGKDVMKTLSSEDIDKKLRGHLMASEELYPALISKESEYKVLQKIVAGILSVVLRPGESQCPFVQTIARELLTCLVFRRLVNFASPDLHDINTHLTKETASASMHSSIFNEAIELLEESTQGEDENVSEANGWHSDNELDSKHVPPRVVRRLGEPENPSSKLENDLKEKSEVKGLSDSQHADSSTSLVHNPTDMPPEWMPPSVVELILNLVDKMFQLNRGGWLRAKVFSVLKKMLLFVEVPVDDWLQRRIRWLRNEDTVAHGIRLAQDQLWPNGVDQNDSSSLEQLLKAGVSKIKEFLFNKAPKALVRVCARDIHHFTQSNVSVKQLIFAILELLLRKVFPELEDLLRDIRENPPHCRSE, from the exons ATGAAGGCTCTAGTTGATCTGATCGACGTAGCCAAAATACGGAGCACCGTATGGTGGGGCTTATGTATCTTCTTCCTCACGTACTTCTTGACCC ATACAAGTAAGTCTATGTGGATGAATTTGCCAGTGGCAGTTCTCATTCTTTACTGTCGTCCAATTCTTTTGAATCAGAATGAGTTCAGAAGGAAAGTTATGCCAGCTCCAAGACAGAGCCACTTGTATTTTCCCAGCAGGAAGCAGTTGTCCTTGAATGATGCTCGTCTTTCCGCTACCCCACCTCCTCCAATGTGGAAGTATAAGATTAACTCTCCTATAGTGGAAGCTGCGATCAATGATTTTGTAGATAAGATCCTTGATAATTTCGTGAAAAATTTGTGGTACTCTTCGATCACTCCAGACAAAGAGTTCCCTGAACTGACCCGTGGACTGATCATGAATGTTGTTGGTGAAATTTCGGTGAGGgtaaaagagataaatatcTTCGGCTTAATCAG GAATATAGTTGATCTGATAGGTGATcatttggagagttttagaagaaACCAAGCTGCTATTGGTAAAGATGTTATGAAGACATTGTCATCTGAGGACATAGATAAAAAGTTGAGGGGCCATCTTATGGCTTCTGAGGAGCTTTATCCTGCACTCATATCAAAAGAGAGTGAGTACAAG GTTCTTCAGAAAATAGTTGCTGGCATATTATCTGTGGTTCTCAGACCAGGAGAATCTCAGTGCCCCTTTGTTCAAACGATAGCTAGAGAGCTTTTGACTTGCTTGGTATTTCGACGTCTTGTGAATTTTGCATCCCCCGA TTTACATGATATAAACACTCATCTCACTAAGGAAACTGCATCCGCATCGATGCACAGCAGCATTTTTAATGAAGCCATAGAGTTACTTGAAGAGAGCACCCAAGGGGAAGATGAAAATGTTTCAGAAGCTAATGGGTGGCACTCAGATAATGAATTGGACTCCAAGCATGTCCCACCAAGAGTGGTTAGACGTCTTGGAGAGCCTGAGAATCCATCCTCAAAATTGGAAAATGATTTAAAGGAAAAATCTGAAGTTAAGGGGTTGAGCGATTCGCAGCACGCAGATTCATCCACAAGTTTGGTTCACAATCCTACTGACATGCCACCTGAG TGGATGCCGCCCAGTGTCGTTGAGCTGATTTTGAACCTAGTTGATAAAATGTTTCAATTAAATAGAGGAGGTTGGTTAAG GGCGAAAGTTTTCTCGGTATTGAAGAAAATGTTACTATTTGTGGAAGTTCCTGTGGATGACTGGCTTCAGAGGAGGATCCGTTGGCTGCGGAATGAAGACACAGTAGCTCATGGAATACGTTTGGCTCAAGAT CAATTATGGCCAAATGGCGTGGATCAGAATGACTCTAGTTCCCTTGAGCAGCTACTCAAGGCTGGAGTTAGTAAAATAAAGGAATTCCTTTTCA ATAAGGCCCCAAAAGCTTTAGTGAGGGTATGCGCTAGAGACATCCATCATTTCACTCAG TCAAACGTAAGCGTAAAGCAACTAATATTTGCAATACTGGAGCTGCTACTTCGAAAGGTTTTCCCCGAGCTGGAAGATCTTTTGAGAGACATAAGGGAGAATCCTCCGCATTGTCGATCAGAGTAA
- the LOC106390896 gene encoding uncharacterized protein LOC106390896 isoform X2 has product MKALVDLIDVAKIRSTVWWGLCIFFLTYFLTHTSKSMWMNLPVAVLILYCRPILLNQNEFRRKVMPAPRQSHLYFPSRKQLSLNDARLSATPPPPMWKYKINSPIVEAAINDFVDKILDNFVKNLWYSSITPDKEFPELTRGLIMNVVGEISVRVKEINIFGLIRNIVDLIGDHLESFRRNQAAIGKDVMKTLSSEDIDKKLRGHLMASEELYPALISKESEYKVLQKIVAGILSVVLRPGESQCPFVQTIARELLTCLVFRRLVNFASPDSIFNEAIELLEESTQGEDENVSEANGWHSDNELDSKHVPPRVVRRLGEPENPSSKLENDLKEKSEVKGLSDSQHADSSTSLVHNPTDMPPEWMPPSVVELILNLVDKMFQLNRGGWLRAKVFSVLKKMLLFVEVPVDDWLQRRIRWLRNEDTVAHGIRLAQDQLWPNGVDQNDSSSLEQLLKAGVSKIKEFLFNKAPKALVRVCARDIHHFTQSNVSVKQLIFAILELLLRKVFPELEDLLRDIRENPPHCRSE; this is encoded by the exons ATGAAGGCTCTAGTTGATCTGATCGACGTAGCCAAAATACGGAGCACCGTATGGTGGGGCTTATGTATCTTCTTCCTCACGTACTTCTTGACCC ATACAAGTAAGTCTATGTGGATGAATTTGCCAGTGGCAGTTCTCATTCTTTACTGTCGTCCAATTCTTTTGAATCAGAATGAGTTCAGAAGGAAAGTTATGCCAGCTCCAAGACAGAGCCACTTGTATTTTCCCAGCAGGAAGCAGTTGTCCTTGAATGATGCTCGTCTTTCCGCTACCCCACCTCCTCCAATGTGGAAGTATAAGATTAACTCTCCTATAGTGGAAGCTGCGATCAATGATTTTGTAGATAAGATCCTTGATAATTTCGTGAAAAATTTGTGGTACTCTTCGATCACTCCAGACAAAGAGTTCCCTGAACTGACCCGTGGACTGATCATGAATGTTGTTGGTGAAATTTCGGTGAGGgtaaaagagataaatatcTTCGGCTTAATCAG GAATATAGTTGATCTGATAGGTGATcatttggagagttttagaagaaACCAAGCTGCTATTGGTAAAGATGTTATGAAGACATTGTCATCTGAGGACATAGATAAAAAGTTGAGGGGCCATCTTATGGCTTCTGAGGAGCTTTATCCTGCACTCATATCAAAAGAGAGTGAGTACAAG GTTCTTCAGAAAATAGTTGCTGGCATATTATCTGTGGTTCTCAGACCAGGAGAATCTCAGTGCCCCTTTGTTCAAACGATAGCTAGAGAGCTTTTGACTTGCTTGGTATTTCGACGTCTTGTGAATTTTGCATCCCCCGA CAGCATTTTTAATGAAGCCATAGAGTTACTTGAAGAGAGCACCCAAGGGGAAGATGAAAATGTTTCAGAAGCTAATGGGTGGCACTCAGATAATGAATTGGACTCCAAGCATGTCCCACCAAGAGTGGTTAGACGTCTTGGAGAGCCTGAGAATCCATCCTCAAAATTGGAAAATGATTTAAAGGAAAAATCTGAAGTTAAGGGGTTGAGCGATTCGCAGCACGCAGATTCATCCACAAGTTTGGTTCACAATCCTACTGACATGCCACCTGAG TGGATGCCGCCCAGTGTCGTTGAGCTGATTTTGAACCTAGTTGATAAAATGTTTCAATTAAATAGAGGAGGTTGGTTAAG GGCGAAAGTTTTCTCGGTATTGAAGAAAATGTTACTATTTGTGGAAGTTCCTGTGGATGACTGGCTTCAGAGGAGGATCCGTTGGCTGCGGAATGAAGACACAGTAGCTCATGGAATACGTTTGGCTCAAGAT CAATTATGGCCAAATGGCGTGGATCAGAATGACTCTAGTTCCCTTGAGCAGCTACTCAAGGCTGGAGTTAGTAAAATAAAGGAATTCCTTTTCA ATAAGGCCCCAAAAGCTTTAGTGAGGGTATGCGCTAGAGACATCCATCATTTCACTCAG TCAAACGTAAGCGTAAAGCAACTAATATTTGCAATACTGGAGCTGCTACTTCGAAAGGTTTTCCCCGAGCTGGAAGATCTTTTGAGAGACATAAGGGAGAATCCTCCGCATTGTCGATCAGAGTAA